Proteins encoded in a region of the Marinitoga hydrogenitolerans DSM 16785 genome:
- a CDS encoding AAA family ATPase → MFKTKEIWKNIVFRHTLKYYDINYAEKFEKLFKDLYIGKNPTPLKNSYYILYMDFSGIQTENKEKLIKSFKNKVIRSLDNFKYEYNIKTKIEKELTEPADILGSFLDRIKNEINKPIYLLIDEYDHFANELLSFNLDLFKDSVTKHGFVRKFYEEIKKGTETIIERLFMTGVSPIMLDSLTSGFNITMNITLSPEFNEMLGFKEEEVKELLEYYDIYSEEL, encoded by the coding sequence ATATTTAAGACCAAGGAAATTTGGAAAAACATTGTTTTTAGACACACTCTCAAATATTATGATATTAATTATGCAGAAAAATTTGAAAAATTATTTAAAGACTTATACATAGGAAAAAATCCAACACCATTAAAAAATAGTTATTATATCCTGTATATGGATTTTTCTGGAATACAAACAGAAAATAAAGAAAAATTAATAAAGAGTTTTAAAAATAAAGTTATACGTTCTCTTGACAATTTCAAGTATGAATATAATATAAAAACCAAAATAGAAAAAGAACTAACAGAACCAGCAGATATTCTTGGTTCATTTCTTGATAGAATAAAGAATGAAATAAACAAACCAATATACTTATTAATAGACGAATACGATCATTTTGCAAATGAATTATTGAGTTTTAACCTTGATTTATTCAAAGACAGCGTAACAAAACATGGATTTGTAAGGAAATTTTATGAAGAAATAAAAAAAGGAACAGAAACAATAATAGAAAGACTATTCATGACAGGCGTAAGTCCAATAATGTTAGACTCATTAACTAGTGGATTTAATATAACAATGAATATAACATTATCTCCAGAATTCAACGAAATGCTAGGATTCAAAGAAGAAGAAGTAAAAGAATTATTGGAATATTATGACATATATTCAGAAGAACTATT
- a CDS encoding AAA family ATPase, giving the protein MKKKIPYGEQNFERLIMQNYYYIDRTQYIEKLESLNEKNIVYLRPRKFGKTLFLDTLSNIMILIMQKNLKNYLKTYT; this is encoded by the coding sequence ATGAAGAAAAAAATACCATATGGAGAACAAAATTTTGAAAGATTAATAATGCAAAACTATTATTACATAGATAGAACACAATATATAGAAAAATTAGAATCATTAAATGAAAAAAATATAGTATATTTAAGACCAAGGAAATTTGGAAAAACATTGTTTTTAGACACACTCTCAAATATTATGATATTAATTATGCAGAAAAATTTGAAAAATTATTTAAAGACTTATACATAG
- a CDS encoding PD-(D/E)XK nuclease family protein has translation MKKAKIIDLNKNHFDEIADFILPLYEKDPMEFLYIGPSGDYVKQIAEAVTRKTNKTLNRDAFRVINQYIVELFKKHEPSSLFIDRDFLKAYIANELEDLIEKEKNNIQFEKYLKTLSKSKFSIEYLLEIFEKKWEISRISDKGILESNELYMEMDKDIESDDNLFKLYKHLEEKLEDILNTKFDNSKSINKNYDQISIYKWFYEEFEGKKLGKTLIIGGFFDLPPILINVLNKLFSLFDNVYFLAWSLNDDDSFDSLKKIYNFLRNNDFDIEEKKIPLKKLFKDTVFFKAEFKNNILEIENIAKEIKRKILYENYVPKDFGIVVPDFQTANSLADFFEEIKVPYRLKNDISLSESLVVNKLLLPLKVKYSGYEVDDLLALIETGYAGERTLSIDEIEELLKSLNLYYDYPKSSLKSRKEKWIKRIEEKLNEVKKELLSSDEKERLEKSKKELDELKNIFFNLFDLLGKLDKKELELSYYRNLLNNWINEKVIDISNIEKVESELNALYKFQEVLLKTEKNLEKLISGNISLSKYYNILSSLIETEKYRISEKYSNTVEIFTLNDSRFIHKKFKIFISFSDNNYPSIGINPLLSYITKNDYYSKISELQFRENMYISMLFADNVIITYPKATISGEEISISPYENDLKKLFEIKEYTFFSKSEEIIPINTNEIYSLEQAVLYYTYNNLNSNMEEINNIINQINELKISKKIFSWNLGESIKLKNISHNKISTYVDCPFKYYLKYIAEIKTNKDFSIFYVGNLKHKIMKKLFDKYSTYNSIKSLVDNKDELYNEIKRIANEEWDKSGVEELRTYKIIKEIEIEVISNELSNVVDTLISLYIFFGSPRSKNKEALSLKYQKIIESEYSIKGEYNKYNLISRIDRIDEMNENLNFELKEKKKKNIFELKPSKKEERKSYSIIDYKNKTSFQTEQLLFYYLTLLNNKDIWKEKVANNPVFLSFLPMSKENDKYKSLKWIKIENNFVYIKYPGNSNAYEKIDFKEFEKWLDNIINSIKNTNFIPAFSNKKELLKYRFLDELSIKGYSVQNSNEKYYSCKIGNEGKCEFYRFCSLFQWLENITLKERKHLTKDDIKLLRGELID, from the coding sequence ATGAAAAAAGCTAAAATTATAGATTTAAATAAAAATCATTTTGATGAAATTGCAGATTTTATTCTTCCTCTATATGAAAAAGATCCTATGGAATTTTTGTATATTGGACCGTCGGGAGACTATGTAAAACAAATTGCAGAAGCGGTAACAAGGAAAACAAATAAAACATTAAACAGAGATGCTTTTAGAGTTATAAATCAATATATTGTTGAATTATTTAAAAAACATGAACCGTCTTCACTTTTCATTGATAGAGACTTTTTAAAAGCATATATTGCAAATGAATTAGAAGATTTAATAGAAAAAGAGAAAAATAATATTCAATTCGAAAAATACTTAAAAACGCTTTCAAAATCAAAGTTTTCAATTGAATATCTCCTTGAAATATTTGAGAAAAAATGGGAAATATCAAGAATTTCTGATAAAGGTATTTTGGAAAGTAATGAATTATATATGGAAATGGATAAAGATATAGAAAGTGATGATAATCTATTTAAATTATATAAGCATTTAGAAGAAAAATTAGAAGATATATTAAATACAAAATTCGATAATTCAAAATCCATTAATAAAAATTATGATCAAATAAGTATATACAAATGGTTTTATGAGGAATTCGAAGGTAAAAAACTCGGTAAAACTTTAATAATAGGTGGTTTTTTTGATCTACCCCCAATACTTATTAATGTATTAAATAAACTATTTTCTTTATTCGACAATGTATATTTTTTAGCTTGGTCATTAAATGATGATGACTCATTTGATAGTCTAAAAAAAATATATAACTTTTTACGAAATAATGATTTTGACATAGAAGAAAAAAAAATACCCTTAAAAAAATTATTTAAAGATACTGTATTTTTTAAAGCTGAATTTAAAAATAATATTCTGGAAATAGAAAATATTGCTAAAGAAATAAAAAGAAAAATATTATATGAAAATTATGTGCCAAAAGACTTTGGAATAGTTGTTCCAGATTTTCAAACTGCAAATTCTTTAGCTGATTTTTTTGAAGAAATAAAAGTCCCATATAGATTAAAAAATGATATTTCATTATCTGAAAGTCTTGTTGTAAACAAACTATTATTGCCATTAAAAGTAAAATATTCCGGATATGAGGTCGATGATTTACTCGCTTTAATAGAAACTGGTTATGCTGGAGAAAGAACCTTATCTATTGATGAAATAGAAGAACTTTTAAAGAGCTTAAACTTATATTATGACTATCCAAAATCATCTTTAAAATCAAGAAAGGAAAAATGGATAAAAAGAATTGAAGAAAAATTAAACGAAGTTAAAAAAGAATTATTATCATCTGATGAAAAAGAAAGACTTGAAAAATCAAAAAAAGAGTTAGATGAATTAAAGAATATATTTTTTAATTTATTCGATCTTCTAGGGAAATTGGATAAAAAAGAACTTGAATTATCATATTATAGAAATCTATTAAATAATTGGATTAATGAAAAAGTTATTGATATTAGTAATATTGAAAAAGTTGAAAGCGAATTAAACGCATTATATAAATTTCAAGAGGTTTTATTAAAAACCGAAAAAAATTTGGAAAAATTAATATCTGGAAATATATCGCTTTCAAAGTACTATAATATTCTTTCGAGTTTAATTGAAACAGAAAAATATAGAATATCAGAAAAGTATTCTAATACAGTTGAAATTTTCACATTAAATGATTCTCGATTTATCCATAAAAAATTTAAAATTTTCATTTCATTTAGTGATAATAATTATCCTTCCATAGGAATAAACCCGTTACTTTCATATATTACAAAAAATGATTACTATTCTAAAATTTCAGAATTACAATTTAGAGAGAATATGTATATTTCAATGTTGTTTGCAGATAATGTAATAATCACTTATCCCAAAGCAACTATATCTGGAGAAGAAATTTCCATTTCCCCATACGAAAATGATTTAAAAAAATTATTTGAAATAAAAGAATATACATTTTTTTCAAAAAGCGAAGAGATAATTCCAATTAATACTAATGAAATTTATTCTCTAGAACAAGCCGTATTGTATTACACTTATAATAATTTAAATTCAAATATGGAAGAAATAAATAATATTATAAATCAAATTAACGAATTGAAAATTTCAAAAAAAATTTTTTCATGGAATTTAGGTGAATCTATTAAATTAAAAAATATTAGCCACAATAAAATCTCAACATATGTTGATTGTCCCTTTAAATATTATTTAAAATATATAGCAGAAATAAAAACAAATAAAGATTTTTCTATATTCTATGTGGGGAATTTAAAACACAAAATAATGAAAAAATTATTTGATAAATATTCAACATATAACTCAATAAAAAGTTTAGTGGATAATAAAGATGAATTATACAATGAGATAAAAAGAATAGCAAATGAAGAGTGGGATAAATCTGGAGTTGAAGAATTGCGAACATATAAAATTATTAAAGAAATAGAAATAGAGGTTATTTCAAATGAACTTTCTAACGTTGTTGATACATTAATTTCTCTTTATATATTCTTTGGTTCACCAAGATCAAAAAATAAAGAAGCTCTTTCATTAAAATATCAAAAAATTATTGAAAGTGAATATTCTATTAAAGGAGAATATAATAAATATAATTTAATTTCAAGAATTGATAGAATAGATGAAATGAATGAAAACCTAAATTTTGAATTAAAAGAAAAGAAAAAGAAAAATATTTTTGAATTAAAACCATCAAAAAAAGAAGAAAGAAAATCTTACTCTATTATTGATTACAAAAACAAAACAAGCTTTCAAACAGAACAATTATTGTTTTATTATTTGACACTTTTAAATAACAAAGATATATGGAAAGAAAAGGTTGCAAACAATCCTGTCTTTTTAAGTTTTTTACCAATGAGCAAGGAAAACGATAAATATAAATCTTTAAAATGGATAAAAATAGAAAATAATTTTGTATATATAAAATATCCAGGTAATTCTAACGCATATGAAAAAATAGATTTCAAAGAGTTTGAAAAATGGCTTGATAACATTATTAATTCTATAAAAAATACTAATTTCATTCCTGCTTTTTCAAACAAAAAAGAATTATTAAAATATAGGTTTTTAGATGAATTGTCAATAAAAGGATATTCTGTTCAAAACTCTAACGAAAAATATTACTCGTGCAAAATAGGAAATGAAGGTAAATGCGAATTTTATAGGTTCTGTAGCTTATTTCAATGGTTGGAGAATATAACTCTTAAAGAAAGAAAACACCTAACAAAAGATGATATAAAACTGTTAAGAGGTGAGCTCATTGACTAA